A genome region from Ctenopharyngodon idella isolate HZGC_01 chromosome 5, HZGC01, whole genome shotgun sequence includes the following:
- the LOC127512115 gene encoding cytosolic phospholipase A2 gamma-like isoform X4 has product MPTTMLGLLGVLLCALAVSSGVTPQPDFKIKSMAGKWYLIGFATSAEWFVTCKADMKMGVAMLTPTDEGDLEMAYSSLNPDGTCWRMNQFVNKSDFPGIFSYCSECWETYNITFVDVKYDEYALIHTVKTKDNSTTVVSKLCGRTPHLSQVVLDKFTAFSRKQGILPENIIILSKSAMTMPGGFTSVTPVTPEVTNICLKMSASKLQESEVRIKHSLNKNEEEFIFRRRNTVQQCLQKHRIHCSLDNVPNIALLGSGGGQRAMVGLLGSLVQLHKVGLLDSILYLSGVSGSTWCMASLYQEPDWSTKLETVKDKIIQRLSGPKVSWTDAFAKLKKYYYEKDIFSLTDFWAAMVVTTFVKEKCVLFKIDEHTLTEQWNQQSKDPFPIYTVIDKQCKQKKEADPWFEFTPQEAGYSLIGAFMRVSNFGSQFKKGSMMNEQPEIDMLYLQALCGSALADGEEIVKFIWQKIKDFFQRLFTQIKKMLQEMGKDPDSPPADKFCQVVSDLVDMNLYVLDGKDPSALDESIRKTLTDLAGGESQLIFPVGELNLTDKEAAKLYMEHYTMDVSNNLSVWFKLWPFDLCLSIIRCMAMWIWGRKYDFLHIMTDEPVPVALLESETRDYIDAGLLLNSPYFSVLRKDRKIDLIISLDFSDDDPFMTVKKAAEMCREQNIPFPEVIIPPGDLKDFYVFKGQNVPTVIHIPLFNVVNCGDKIEESRSKYKTFQGSYSAEMITDLMDKAGKNIANNKEKLEKVIRAIVEQKKRKAYTQHDSDVSKYRLN; this is encoded by the exons ATGCCAACCACCATGCTGGGATTGTTGGGAGTTTTGCTCTGTGCCCTTGCCGTTAGTTCTGGTGTCACGCCACAGCCCGACTTCAAAATCAAGAGT ATGGCTGGGAAATGGTACCTGATTGGTTTTGCCACCAGTGCTGAGTGGTTTGTCACCTGTAAGGCAGACATGAAGATGGGAGTCGCCATGCTGACACCGACTGATGAAGGAGATCTGGAGATGGCATATTCCAGTCTCAA TCCTGATGGCACATGCTGGAGGATGAACCAATTCGTTAATAAGTCTGATTTTCCTGGAATATTCAGCTACTGCAGTGAAT GCTGGGAGACTTACAACATAACTTTTGTTGATGTGAAGTATGATGAATATGCTTTGATCCACACTGTCAAGACCAAGGACAACTCCACTACAGTGGTCAGCAAACTCTGCG gcaGAACACCCCACCTGAGCCAAGTTGTTTTGGACAAGTTCACTGCGTTTTCTCGGAAGCAAGGCATTCTGCCAGAGAACATCATCATCCTGTCTAAAAGTG CAATGACAATGCCTGGTGGCTTTACTTCAGTGACGCCTGTCACTCCAGAGGTGACAAACATCTGCCTTAAG ATGAGCGCATCCAAACTCCAGGAAAG TGAGGTGAGAATCAAACACTCTCTGAATAAGAATGAGGAGGAGTTTATATTCAGAAGGAGAAACACTGTTCAGCAATGCCTGCAGAAGCATAGGATACACTGCAGTCTG GATAATGTGCCAAACATTGCATTACTGGGTTCTGGAGGAGGACAAAGAGCCATGGTGGGTTTGCTGGGATCCCTGGTTCAGCTCCATAAAGTGGGACTTCTGGACTCCATCCTTTATCTGAGCGGAGTCTCTGGATCAACCTG GTGCATGGCCTCCTTATATCAAGAACCAGACTGGTCCACCAAACTAGAGACTGTGAAAGACAAGATCATCCAGAGACTCAGCGGCCCTAAAGTCAGCTGGACAGATGCATTTGCCAAACTGAAGAAATATTACTATGAGAAAGACATCTTCAGCTTGACTGACTTCTGGGCAGCGATGGTCGTCACGACATTTGTGAAAGAG AAATGCGTCCTCTTTAAGATCGATGAACACACTCTCACAGAGCAGTGGAACCAGCAGAGTAAAGACCCGTTTCCCATCTACACAGTGATCGACAAGCAGTGCAAACAGAAAAAGGAAGCag ATCCCTGGTTCGAGTTCACTCCACAAGAGGCAGGTTATTCCCTCATTGGAGCCTTTATGAGAGTCTCCAACTTTGGCAGTCAGTTTAAAAAAGGCTCTATGATGAACGAGCAGCCTGAAATTGACATGCTGTACCTGCAAG CTCTGTGTGGCAGCGCTTTAGCTGATGGAGAAGAGATTGTGAAATTCATCTGGCAAAAGATAAAAG aTTTCTTTCAACGTTTGtttactcaaataaaaaaaatgcttcaggAAATGGGGAAAG ATCCAGACTCTCCACCTGCAGACAAGTTTTGCCAGGTGGTCTCGGACCTTGTGGACATGAATCTCTATGTTTTGGATGGCAAAGATCCTTCTGCTCTTGATGAATCCATCAGAAAAACGCTGACTG ATCTCGCTGGAGGCGAAAGTCAGCTGATTTTTCCAGTGGGAGAACTGAATCTTACTGATAAAGAAGCTGCAAAACTGTATATGGAGCATTACACCATGGATGTATCCAACAATTTGAGTGTTTGGTTCAAACTCTGGCCATTCG ATCTTTGCTTGAGCATTATTAGATGCATGGCTATGTGGATTTGGGGCAGGAAATATGACTTTCTCCACATCATGACAG ATGAACCCGTGCCCGTCGCTCTACTGGAAAGTGAGACGAGGGACTATATAGACGCTGGACTGTTGCTCAACTCACCCTACTTCTCAGTGCTGAGAAAAGATAGAAAGATTGACCTCATCATTTCCCTGGATTTCAGTGATGATGATCCTTTCATG ACAGTGAAGAAAGCTGCTGAGATGTGCAGGGAACAAAACATCCCTTTCCCTGAAGTCATCATACCCCCTGGGGACTTGAAGGACTTCTATGTGTTCAAAGGCCAAAATGTTCCAACTGTGATACACATCCCTCTCTTTAATGTGGTCAACTGTGGAG ATAAAATTGAGGAGAGCAGGAGCAAATATAAGACTTTTCAAGGATCTTACAGTGCTGAGATGATCACTGATCTTATGGACAAAGCTGGAAAAAACATTGCAAACAATAAAGAAAAGTTGGAGAAAGTGATTCGTGCAATCGttgagcaaaaaaaaagaaaagcttacACACAACATGACAGTGATGTATCTAAATACAGACTAAACTGA
- the LOC127512115 gene encoding cytosolic phospholipase A2 gamma-like isoform X1: protein MPTTVLGLLGVFLCALAVSSEVTTQPDFDIKRVPGKWYLIGIATNAEWFVTCKADMKMGVAMLTLTDEGHLKVAYSSLNPDGTCWRMNQFVNKSDFPGIFSYCSECWETYNITFVDVKYDEYALIHTVKTKDNSTTVVSKLCGRTPHLSQVVLDKFTAFSRKQGILPENIIILSKSAMTMPGGFTSVTPVTPEVTNICLKMSASKLQESEVRIKHSLNKNEEEFIFRRRNTVQQCLQKHRIHCSLDNVPNIALLGSGGGQRAMVGLLGSLVQLHKVGLLDSILYLSGVSGSTWCMASLYQEPDWSTKLETVKDKIIQRLSGPKVSWTDAFAKLKKYYYEKDIFSLTDFWAAMVVTTFVKEKCVLFKIDEHTLTEQWNQQSKDPFPIYTVIDKQCKQKKEADPWFEFTPQEAGYSLIGAFMRVSNFGSQFKKGSMMNEQPEIDMLYLQALCGSALADGEEIVKFIWQKIKDFFQRLFTQIKKMLQEMGKDPDSPPADKFCQVVSDLVDMNLYVLDGKDPSALDESIRKTLTDLAGGESQLIFPVGELNLTDKEAAKLYMEHYTMDVSNNLSVWFKLWPFDLCLSIIRCMAMWIWGRKYDFLHIMTDEPVPVALLESETRDYIDAGLLLNSPYFSVLRKDRKIDLIISLDFSDDDPFMTVKKAAEMCREQNIPFPEVIIPPGDLKDFYVFKGQNVPTVIHIPLFNVVNCGDKIEESRSKYKTFQGSYSAEMITDLMDKAGKNIANNKEKLEKVIRAIVEQKKRKAYTQHDSDVSKYRLN, encoded by the exons TCCTGATGGCACATGCTGGAGGATGAACCAATTCGTTAATAAGTCTGATTTTCCTGGAATATTCAGCTACTGCAGTGAAT GCTGGGAGACTTACAACATAACTTTTGTTGATGTGAAGTATGATGAATATGCTTTGATCCACACTGTCAAGACCAAGGACAACTCCACTACAGTGGTCAGCAAACTCTGCG gcaGAACACCCCACCTGAGCCAAGTTGTTTTGGACAAGTTCACTGCGTTTTCTCGGAAGCAAGGCATTCTGCCAGAGAACATCATCATCCTGTCTAAAAGTG CAATGACAATGCCTGGTGGCTTTACTTCAGTGACGCCTGTCACTCCAGAGGTGACAAACATCTGCCTTAAG ATGAGCGCATCCAAACTCCAGGAAAG TGAGGTGAGAATCAAACACTCTCTGAATAAGAATGAGGAGGAGTTTATATTCAGAAGGAGAAACACTGTTCAGCAATGCCTGCAGAAGCATAGGATACACTGCAGTCTG GATAATGTGCCAAACATTGCATTACTGGGTTCTGGAGGAGGACAAAGAGCCATGGTGGGTTTGCTGGGATCCCTGGTTCAGCTCCATAAAGTGGGACTTCTGGACTCCATCCTTTATCTGAGCGGAGTCTCTGGATCAACCTG GTGCATGGCCTCCTTATATCAAGAACCAGACTGGTCCACCAAACTAGAGACTGTGAAAGACAAGATCATCCAGAGACTCAGCGGCCCTAAAGTCAGCTGGACAGATGCATTTGCCAAACTGAAGAAATATTACTATGAGAAAGACATCTTCAGCTTGACTGACTTCTGGGCAGCGATGGTCGTCACGACATTTGTGAAAGAG AAATGCGTCCTCTTTAAGATCGATGAACACACTCTCACAGAGCAGTGGAACCAGCAGAGTAAAGACCCGTTTCCCATCTACACAGTGATCGACAAGCAGTGCAAACAGAAAAAGGAAGCag ATCCCTGGTTCGAGTTCACTCCACAAGAGGCAGGTTATTCCCTCATTGGAGCCTTTATGAGAGTCTCCAACTTTGGCAGTCAGTTTAAAAAAGGCTCTATGATGAACGAGCAGCCTGAAATTGACATGCTGTACCTGCAAG CTCTGTGTGGCAGCGCTTTAGCTGATGGAGAAGAGATTGTGAAATTCATCTGGCAAAAGATAAAAG aTTTCTTTCAACGTTTGtttactcaaataaaaaaaatgcttcaggAAATGGGGAAAG ATCCAGACTCTCCACCTGCAGACAAGTTTTGCCAGGTGGTCTCGGACCTTGTGGACATGAATCTCTATGTTTTGGATGGCAAAGATCCTTCTGCTCTTGATGAATCCATCAGAAAAACGCTGACTG ATCTCGCTGGAGGCGAAAGTCAGCTGATTTTTCCAGTGGGAGAACTGAATCTTACTGATAAAGAAGCTGCAAAACTGTATATGGAGCATTACACCATGGATGTATCCAACAATTTGAGTGTTTGGTTCAAACTCTGGCCATTCG ATCTTTGCTTGAGCATTATTAGATGCATGGCTATGTGGATTTGGGGCAGGAAATATGACTTTCTCCACATCATGACAG ATGAACCCGTGCCCGTCGCTCTACTGGAAAGTGAGACGAGGGACTATATAGACGCTGGACTGTTGCTCAACTCACCCTACTTCTCAGTGCTGAGAAAAGATAGAAAGATTGACCTCATCATTTCCCTGGATTTCAGTGATGATGATCCTTTCATG ACAGTGAAGAAAGCTGCTGAGATGTGCAGGGAACAAAACATCCCTTTCCCTGAAGTCATCATACCCCCTGGGGACTTGAAGGACTTCTATGTGTTCAAAGGCCAAAATGTTCCAACTGTGATACACATCCCTCTCTTTAATGTGGTCAACTGTGGAG ATAAAATTGAGGAGAGCAGGAGCAAATATAAGACTTTTCAAGGATCTTACAGTGCTGAGATGATCACTGATCTTATGGACAAAGCTGGAAAAAACATTGCAAACAATAAAGAAAAGTTGGAGAAAGTGATTCGTGCAATCGttgagcaaaaaaaaagaaaagcttacACACAACATGACAGTGATGTATCTAAATACAGACTAAACTGA
- the LOC127512115 gene encoding cytosolic phospholipase A2 gamma-like isoform X5 encodes MPTTGLGLLGVLLCALAVSSGVTPQPDFNIKSVAGKWYLIGFATSAEWFVTCKADMKMGVAMLTPTDEGDLEMAYSSLNPDGTCWRMNQFVNKSDFPGIFSYCSECWETYNITFVDVKYDEYALIHTVKTKDNSTTVVSKLCGRTPHLSQVVLDKFTAFSRKQGILPENIIILSKSAMTMPGGFTSVTPVTPEVTNICLKMSASKLQESEVRIKHSLNKNEEEFIFRRRNTVQQCLQKHRIHCSLDNVPNIALLGSGGGQRAMVGLLGSLVQLHKVGLLDSILYLSGVSGSTWCMASLYQEPDWSTKLETVKDKIIQRLSGPKVSWTDAFAKLKKYYYEKDIFSLTDFWAAMVVTTFVKEKCVLFKIDEHTLTEQWNQQSKDPFPIYTVIDKQCKQKKEADPWFEFTPQEAGYSLIGAFMRVSNFGSQFKKGSMMNEQPEIDMLYLQALCGSALADGEEIVKFIWQKIKDFFQRLFTQIKKMLQEMGKDPDSPPADKFCQVVSDLVDMNLYVLDGKDPSALDESIRKTLTDLAGGESQLIFPVGELNLTDKEAAKLYMEHYTMDVSNNLSVWFKLWPFDLCLSIIRCMAMWIWGRKYDFLHIMTDEPVPVALLESETRDYIDAGLLLNSPYFSVLRKDRKIDLIISLDFSDDDPFMTVKKAAEMCREQNIPFPEVIIPPGDLKDFYVFKGQNVPTVIHIPLFNVVNCGDKIEESRSKYKTFQGSYSAEMITDLMDKAGKNIANNKEKLEKVIRAIVEQKKRKAYTQHDSDVSKYRLN; translated from the exons TCCTGATGGCACATGCTGGAGGATGAACCAATTCGTTAATAAGTCTGATTTTCCTGGAATATTCAGCTACTGCAGTGAAT GCTGGGAGACTTACAACATAACTTTTGTTGATGTGAAGTATGATGAATATGCTTTGATCCACACTGTCAAGACCAAGGACAACTCCACTACAGTGGTCAGCAAACTCTGCG gcaGAACACCCCACCTGAGCCAAGTTGTTTTGGACAAGTTCACTGCGTTTTCTCGGAAGCAAGGCATTCTGCCAGAGAACATCATCATCCTGTCTAAAAGTG CAATGACAATGCCTGGTGGCTTTACTTCAGTGACGCCTGTCACTCCAGAGGTGACAAACATCTGCCTTAAG ATGAGCGCATCCAAACTCCAGGAAAG TGAGGTGAGAATCAAACACTCTCTGAATAAGAATGAGGAGGAGTTTATATTCAGAAGGAGAAACACTGTTCAGCAATGCCTGCAGAAGCATAGGATACACTGCAGTCTG GATAATGTGCCAAACATTGCATTACTGGGTTCTGGAGGAGGACAAAGAGCCATGGTGGGTTTGCTGGGATCCCTGGTTCAGCTCCATAAAGTGGGACTTCTGGACTCCATCCTTTATCTGAGCGGAGTCTCTGGATCAACCTG GTGCATGGCCTCCTTATATCAAGAACCAGACTGGTCCACCAAACTAGAGACTGTGAAAGACAAGATCATCCAGAGACTCAGCGGCCCTAAAGTCAGCTGGACAGATGCATTTGCCAAACTGAAGAAATATTACTATGAGAAAGACATCTTCAGCTTGACTGACTTCTGGGCAGCGATGGTCGTCACGACATTTGTGAAAGAG AAATGCGTCCTCTTTAAGATCGATGAACACACTCTCACAGAGCAGTGGAACCAGCAGAGTAAAGACCCGTTTCCCATCTACACAGTGATCGACAAGCAGTGCAAACAGAAAAAGGAAGCag ATCCCTGGTTCGAGTTCACTCCACAAGAGGCAGGTTATTCCCTCATTGGAGCCTTTATGAGAGTCTCCAACTTTGGCAGTCAGTTTAAAAAAGGCTCTATGATGAACGAGCAGCCTGAAATTGACATGCTGTACCTGCAAG CTCTGTGTGGCAGCGCTTTAGCTGATGGAGAAGAGATTGTGAAATTCATCTGGCAAAAGATAAAAG aTTTCTTTCAACGTTTGtttactcaaataaaaaaaatgcttcaggAAATGGGGAAAG ATCCAGACTCTCCACCTGCAGACAAGTTTTGCCAGGTGGTCTCGGACCTTGTGGACATGAATCTCTATGTTTTGGATGGCAAAGATCCTTCTGCTCTTGATGAATCCATCAGAAAAACGCTGACTG ATCTCGCTGGAGGCGAAAGTCAGCTGATTTTTCCAGTGGGAGAACTGAATCTTACTGATAAAGAAGCTGCAAAACTGTATATGGAGCATTACACCATGGATGTATCCAACAATTTGAGTGTTTGGTTCAAACTCTGGCCATTCG ATCTTTGCTTGAGCATTATTAGATGCATGGCTATGTGGATTTGGGGCAGGAAATATGACTTTCTCCACATCATGACAG ATGAACCCGTGCCCGTCGCTCTACTGGAAAGTGAGACGAGGGACTATATAGACGCTGGACTGTTGCTCAACTCACCCTACTTCTCAGTGCTGAGAAAAGATAGAAAGATTGACCTCATCATTTCCCTGGATTTCAGTGATGATGATCCTTTCATG ACAGTGAAGAAAGCTGCTGAGATGTGCAGGGAACAAAACATCCCTTTCCCTGAAGTCATCATACCCCCTGGGGACTTGAAGGACTTCTATGTGTTCAAAGGCCAAAATGTTCCAACTGTGATACACATCCCTCTCTTTAATGTGGTCAACTGTGGAG ATAAAATTGAGGAGAGCAGGAGCAAATATAAGACTTTTCAAGGATCTTACAGTGCTGAGATGATCACTGATCTTATGGACAAAGCTGGAAAAAACATTGCAAACAATAAAGAAAAGTTGGAGAAAGTGATTCGTGCAATCGttgagcaaaaaaaaagaaaagcttacACACAACATGACAGTGATGTATCTAAATACAGACTAAACTGA
- the LOC127512115 gene encoding cytosolic phospholipase A2 gamma-like isoform X3, with the protein MPTTVLGLLGVLLCALAVSSEVTPQPDFDIKRVAGKWYLIGIASNAEWFVTCKADMKMGVAMLTPTDEGDLEMEYSSLNPDGTCWRMNQFVNKSDFPGIFSYCSECWETYNITFVDVKYDEYALIHTVKTKDNSTTVVSKLCGRTPHLSQVVLDKFTAFSRKQGILPENIIILSKSAMTMPGGFTSVTPVTPEVTNICLKMSASKLQESEVRIKHSLNKNEEEFIFRRRNTVQQCLQKHRIHCSLDNVPNIALLGSGGGQRAMVGLLGSLVQLHKVGLLDSILYLSGVSGSTWCMASLYQEPDWSTKLETVKDKIIQRLSGPKVSWTDAFAKLKKYYYEKDIFSLTDFWAAMVVTTFVKEKCVLFKIDEHTLTEQWNQQSKDPFPIYTVIDKQCKQKKEADPWFEFTPQEAGYSLIGAFMRVSNFGSQFKKGSMMNEQPEIDMLYLQALCGSALADGEEIVKFIWQKIKDFFQRLFTQIKKMLQEMGKDPDSPPADKFCQVVSDLVDMNLYVLDGKDPSALDESIRKTLTDLAGGESQLIFPVGELNLTDKEAAKLYMEHYTMDVSNNLSVWFKLWPFDLCLSIIRCMAMWIWGRKYDFLHIMTDEPVPVALLESETRDYIDAGLLLNSPYFSVLRKDRKIDLIISLDFSDDDPFMTVKKAAEMCREQNIPFPEVIIPPGDLKDFYVFKGQNVPTVIHIPLFNVVNCGDKIEESRSKYKTFQGSYSAEMITDLMDKAGKNIANNKEKLEKVIRAIVEQKKRKAYTQHDSDVSKYRLN; encoded by the exons TCCTGATGGCACATGCTGGAGGATGAACCAATTCGTTAATAAGTCTGATTTTCCTGGAATATTCAGCTACTGCAGTGAAT GCTGGGAGACTTACAACATAACTTTTGTTGATGTGAAGTATGATGAATATGCTTTGATCCACACTGTCAAGACCAAGGACAACTCCACTACAGTGGTCAGCAAACTCTGCG gcaGAACACCCCACCTGAGCCAAGTTGTTTTGGACAAGTTCACTGCGTTTTCTCGGAAGCAAGGCATTCTGCCAGAGAACATCATCATCCTGTCTAAAAGTG CAATGACAATGCCTGGTGGCTTTACTTCAGTGACGCCTGTCACTCCAGAGGTGACAAACATCTGCCTTAAG ATGAGCGCATCCAAACTCCAGGAAAG TGAGGTGAGAATCAAACACTCTCTGAATAAGAATGAGGAGGAGTTTATATTCAGAAGGAGAAACACTGTTCAGCAATGCCTGCAGAAGCATAGGATACACTGCAGTCTG GATAATGTGCCAAACATTGCATTACTGGGTTCTGGAGGAGGACAAAGAGCCATGGTGGGTTTGCTGGGATCCCTGGTTCAGCTCCATAAAGTGGGACTTCTGGACTCCATCCTTTATCTGAGCGGAGTCTCTGGATCAACCTG GTGCATGGCCTCCTTATATCAAGAACCAGACTGGTCCACCAAACTAGAGACTGTGAAAGACAAGATCATCCAGAGACTCAGCGGCCCTAAAGTCAGCTGGACAGATGCATTTGCCAAACTGAAGAAATATTACTATGAGAAAGACATCTTCAGCTTGACTGACTTCTGGGCAGCGATGGTCGTCACGACATTTGTGAAAGAG AAATGCGTCCTCTTTAAGATCGATGAACACACTCTCACAGAGCAGTGGAACCAGCAGAGTAAAGACCCGTTTCCCATCTACACAGTGATCGACAAGCAGTGCAAACAGAAAAAGGAAGCag ATCCCTGGTTCGAGTTCACTCCACAAGAGGCAGGTTATTCCCTCATTGGAGCCTTTATGAGAGTCTCCAACTTTGGCAGTCAGTTTAAAAAAGGCTCTATGATGAACGAGCAGCCTGAAATTGACATGCTGTACCTGCAAG CTCTGTGTGGCAGCGCTTTAGCTGATGGAGAAGAGATTGTGAAATTCATCTGGCAAAAGATAAAAG aTTTCTTTCAACGTTTGtttactcaaataaaaaaaatgcttcaggAAATGGGGAAAG ATCCAGACTCTCCACCTGCAGACAAGTTTTGCCAGGTGGTCTCGGACCTTGTGGACATGAATCTCTATGTTTTGGATGGCAAAGATCCTTCTGCTCTTGATGAATCCATCAGAAAAACGCTGACTG ATCTCGCTGGAGGCGAAAGTCAGCTGATTTTTCCAGTGGGAGAACTGAATCTTACTGATAAAGAAGCTGCAAAACTGTATATGGAGCATTACACCATGGATGTATCCAACAATTTGAGTGTTTGGTTCAAACTCTGGCCATTCG ATCTTTGCTTGAGCATTATTAGATGCATGGCTATGTGGATTTGGGGCAGGAAATATGACTTTCTCCACATCATGACAG ATGAACCCGTGCCCGTCGCTCTACTGGAAAGTGAGACGAGGGACTATATAGACGCTGGACTGTTGCTCAACTCACCCTACTTCTCAGTGCTGAGAAAAGATAGAAAGATTGACCTCATCATTTCCCTGGATTTCAGTGATGATGATCCTTTCATG ACAGTGAAGAAAGCTGCTGAGATGTGCAGGGAACAAAACATCCCTTTCCCTGAAGTCATCATACCCCCTGGGGACTTGAAGGACTTCTATGTGTTCAAAGGCCAAAATGTTCCAACTGTGATACACATCCCTCTCTTTAATGTGGTCAACTGTGGAG ATAAAATTGAGGAGAGCAGGAGCAAATATAAGACTTTTCAAGGATCTTACAGTGCTGAGATGATCACTGATCTTATGGACAAAGCTGGAAAAAACATTGCAAACAATAAAGAAAAGTTGGAGAAAGTGATTCGTGCAATCGttgagcaaaaaaaaagaaaagcttacACACAACATGACAGTGATGTATCTAAATACAGACTAAACTGA
- the LOC127512115 gene encoding cytosolic phospholipase A2 gamma-like isoform X6: protein MRFVDVKCDEFALIHTVKTKADSTTVVSKLYGRTPHLSQVVLDKFTAFSRKQGILPENIIILSKSAMTMPGGFTSVTPVTPEVTNICLKMSASKLQESEVRIKHSLNKNEEEFIFRRRNTVQQCLQKHRIHCSLDNVPNIALLGSGGGQRAMVGLLGSLVQLHKVGLLDSILYLSGVSGSTWCMASLYQEPDWSTKLETVKDKIIQRLSGPKVSWTDAFAKLKKYYYEKDIFSLTDFWAAMVVTTFVKEKCVLFKIDEHTLTEQWNQQSKDPFPIYTVIDKQCKQKKEADPWFEFTPQEAGYSLIGAFMRVSNFGSQFKKGSMMNEQPEIDMLYLQALCGSALADGEEIVKFIWQKIKDFFQRLFTQIKKMLQEMGKDPDSPPADKFCQVVSDLVDMNLYVLDGKDPSALDESIRKTLTDLAGGESQLIFPVGELNLTDKEAAKLYMEHYTMDVSNNLSVWFKLWPFDLCLSIIRCMAMWIWGRKYDFLHIMTDEPVPVALLESETRDYIDAGLLLNSPYFSVLRKDRKIDLIISLDFSDDDPFMTVKKAAEMCREQNIPFPEVIIPPGDLKDFYVFKGQNVPTVIHIPLFNVVNCGDKIEESRSKYKTFQGSYSAEMITDLMDKAGKNIANNKEKLEKVIRAIVEQKKRKAYTQHDSDVSKYRLN from the exons gcaGAACACCCCACCTGAGCCAAGTTGTTTTGGACAAGTTCACTGCGTTTTCTCGGAAGCAAGGCATTCTGCCAGAGAACATCATCATCCTGTCTAAAAGTG CAATGACAATGCCTGGTGGCTTTACTTCAGTGACGCCTGTCACTCCAGAGGTGACAAACATCTGCCTTAAG ATGAGCGCATCCAAACTCCAGGAAAG TGAGGTGAGAATCAAACACTCTCTGAATAAGAATGAGGAGGAGTTTATATTCAGAAGGAGAAACACTGTTCAGCAATGCCTGCAGAAGCATAGGATACACTGCAGTCTG GATAATGTGCCAAACATTGCATTACTGGGTTCTGGAGGAGGACAAAGAGCCATGGTGGGTTTGCTGGGATCCCTGGTTCAGCTCCATAAAGTGGGACTTCTGGACTCCATCCTTTATCTGAGCGGAGTCTCTGGATCAACCTG GTGCATGGCCTCCTTATATCAAGAACCAGACTGGTCCACCAAACTAGAGACTGTGAAAGACAAGATCATCCAGAGACTCAGCGGCCCTAAAGTCAGCTGGACAGATGCATTTGCCAAACTGAAGAAATATTACTATGAGAAAGACATCTTCAGCTTGACTGACTTCTGGGCAGCGATGGTCGTCACGACATTTGTGAAAGAG AAATGCGTCCTCTTTAAGATCGATGAACACACTCTCACAGAGCAGTGGAACCAGCAGAGTAAAGACCCGTTTCCCATCTACACAGTGATCGACAAGCAGTGCAAACAGAAAAAGGAAGCag ATCCCTGGTTCGAGTTCACTCCACAAGAGGCAGGTTATTCCCTCATTGGAGCCTTTATGAGAGTCTCCAACTTTGGCAGTCAGTTTAAAAAAGGCTCTATGATGAACGAGCAGCCTGAAATTGACATGCTGTACCTGCAAG CTCTGTGTGGCAGCGCTTTAGCTGATGGAGAAGAGATTGTGAAATTCATCTGGCAAAAGATAAAAG aTTTCTTTCAACGTTTGtttactcaaataaaaaaaatgcttcaggAAATGGGGAAAG ATCCAGACTCTCCACCTGCAGACAAGTTTTGCCAGGTGGTCTCGGACCTTGTGGACATGAATCTCTATGTTTTGGATGGCAAAGATCCTTCTGCTCTTGATGAATCCATCAGAAAAACGCTGACTG ATCTCGCTGGAGGCGAAAGTCAGCTGATTTTTCCAGTGGGAGAACTGAATCTTACTGATAAAGAAGCTGCAAAACTGTATATGGAGCATTACACCATGGATGTATCCAACAATTTGAGTGTTTGGTTCAAACTCTGGCCATTCG ATCTTTGCTTGAGCATTATTAGATGCATGGCTATGTGGATTTGGGGCAGGAAATATGACTTTCTCCACATCATGACAG ATGAACCCGTGCCCGTCGCTCTACTGGAAAGTGAGACGAGGGACTATATAGACGCTGGACTGTTGCTCAACTCACCCTACTTCTCAGTGCTGAGAAAAGATAGAAAGATTGACCTCATCATTTCCCTGGATTTCAGTGATGATGATCCTTTCATG ACAGTGAAGAAAGCTGCTGAGATGTGCAGGGAACAAAACATCCCTTTCCCTGAAGTCATCATACCCCCTGGGGACTTGAAGGACTTCTATGTGTTCAAAGGCCAAAATGTTCCAACTGTGATACACATCCCTCTCTTTAATGTGGTCAACTGTGGAG ATAAAATTGAGGAGAGCAGGAGCAAATATAAGACTTTTCAAGGATCTTACAGTGCTGAGATGATCACTGATCTTATGGACAAAGCTGGAAAAAACATTGCAAACAATAAAGAAAAGTTGGAGAAAGTGATTCGTGCAATCGttgagcaaaaaaaaagaaaagcttacACACAACATGACAGTGATGTATCTAAATACAGACTAAACTGA